The Microcoleus sp. FACHB-831 genome has a window encoding:
- a CDS encoding CocE/NonD family hydrolase, producing the protein MNKETVSMHARDGVRLDADIYRPDDNGTYPVLLMRQPYGRAIASTVVYAHPAWYAAQGYIVVIQDVRGRGTSEGEFKLFAHEIEDGFDTVNWAANLPGSTGDVGMYGFSYQGMTQLYAAAEHPPALKAICPSMIGYDLYADWAYEGGAFCLQANLGWAIQLATETARLRGDEKAYQALFNASRNLPLYDTIPANPEILKNLAPDSFYHDWLNHPETDEYWANLSPSRFMLEVDLPMLHVGGWFDTYLRGTLNLYKKISVSSAFPQHLVIGPWAHLPWGRKVGAVDYGAEAASPIDWLQVRWFNQFLKGIDTGILDEPPVYLFEMGSNEWRFFDSWPSDNNKSYFLESSGLASMREYAGKLVKQEEESNNPKYDPPLPPLKKGGGENPKSMDVFVHDPWRPVPALGGHAAIPAGSFDRSSIDCRTDVLTYTSAPLEADLYIAGDVAVEVYCTADKPTFDLCAVLSEVRSNGSVYNFTQGYLRVNPGGETTPLQIKLQPTCIKIASGNALRLSLSAACFPAYPVNPGTRSLPAETRLIEAEIITLTVLAGGDCPSRILL; encoded by the coding sequence ATGAACAAAGAAACAGTTTCAATGCACGCCAGAGATGGGGTGCGGCTAGATGCGGATATTTATCGCCCTGATGATAACGGTACTTATCCAGTATTGCTGATGCGGCAACCATATGGAAGAGCGATCGCATCTACTGTAGTCTACGCCCACCCCGCTTGGTATGCCGCCCAAGGCTATATTGTAGTTATTCAAGATGTCCGAGGGCGGGGCACTTCTGAAGGTGAATTTAAACTGTTTGCCCACGAGATTGAAGATGGTTTTGATACCGTAAACTGGGCGGCTAATTTACCAGGAAGTACGGGCGATGTCGGAATGTATGGGTTTTCTTACCAGGGGATGACTCAGCTTTACGCCGCCGCCGAACATCCACCCGCCTTGAAAGCTATTTGCCCCTCTATGATTGGCTACGATTTGTATGCAGATTGGGCTTATGAAGGCGGGGCATTTTGTTTGCAAGCTAATTTGGGATGGGCAATTCAATTAGCAACAGAAACAGCTAGGTTGCGGGGAGATGAGAAGGCGTATCAAGCGCTTTTTAATGCTTCTCGCAATTTACCTTTATATGACACAATTCCTGCTAATCCAGAAATATTAAAAAACTTAGCGCCTGACTCTTTTTATCACGACTGGTTAAACCATCCCGAAACTGATGAATATTGGGCAAACCTGTCACCTTCGCGCTTCATGCTGGAAGTTGATCTGCCAATGCTGCACGTTGGGGGATGGTTCGATACCTACCTGCGCGGTACTCTGAATTTATACAAGAAAATATCAGTTAGCAGCGCTTTCCCTCAGCATTTAGTAATTGGCCCTTGGGCGCATTTGCCTTGGGGTCGCAAAGTCGGTGCGGTTGATTATGGTGCAGAGGCGGCTAGCCCAATTGACTGGCTGCAAGTGCGTTGGTTTAATCAATTTCTCAAAGGTATTGATACGGGAATATTAGATGAACCGCCCGTTTATTTGTTTGAAATGGGTAGTAATGAATGGCGTTTTTTTGATAGTTGGCCTAGCGATAATAATAAATCCTATTTTCTGGAAAGTTCGGGTTTAGCCAGTATGCGGGAGTATGCTGGCAAGTTAGTTAAGCAAGAGGAAGAATCTAATAATCCAAAATACGATCCCCCCCTACCCCCCCTTAAAAAAGGGGGGGGTGAAAATCCAAAATCGATGGATGTGTTTGTCCACGATCCTTGGCGACCTGTTCCAGCTTTGGGGGGACACGCTGCAATTCCTGCTGGTTCTTTTGACCGTTCTAGCATCGATTGTCGCACGGATGTTTTAACTTATACTTCTGCACCGCTAGAGGCGGATTTATATATCGCTGGGGATGTAGCTGTAGAAGTTTATTGCACGGCTGATAAGCCAACTTTTGATTTATGTGCTGTCTTGTCTGAGGTGCGAAGTAATGGCAGCGTCTACAATTTTACTCAGGGTTATTTGCGCGTGAATCCCGGTGGGGAAACGACTCCGCTACAAATTAAACTTCAGCCGACTTGTATAAAGATTGCGTCTGGTAATGCCTTACGTTTGAGTTTAAGTGCTGCTTGTTTTCCTGCTTATCCAGTGAATCCGGGAACGAGATCTCTTCCTGCTGAAACTCGTTTGATTGAGGCTGAAATTATTACTTTGACCGTGCTAGCTGGAGGCGATTGTCCTTCGAGAATCTTACTTTAG
- a CDS encoding cysteine hydrolase family protein: MNRSLRTLGVAPNAWAVDEKIADITRPPLKPEPVTLTTATKTLRVDLAKAAILVIDMQNDFCHPDGWLAHIGVDVTPARTPINPLKNVLPKLRSANLPVIWINWGNRPDLMNISAGARHVYNPTGDGVGLGDPLPANGAPVLMAGSWAAAVVDELEQKPEDIRVDKYRMSGFWDTPLDSILRNLGRTTLFFAGVNADQCVMATLQDANFLGYDCILVTDCSATTSPEYCWQATLYNINQCFGFVTDSQAIVEAISNGEF, from the coding sequence ATGAATCGATCGCTCCGTACCTTGGGTGTAGCGCCAAATGCTTGGGCAGTTGATGAGAAAATTGCCGACATCACCCGTCCACCCCTCAAACCCGAACCTGTCACCCTAACAACAGCAACTAAGACGCTGCGCGTGGATTTGGCAAAAGCCGCCATATTGGTGATAGATATGCAGAACGATTTCTGTCATCCTGATGGCTGGCTAGCTCATATTGGCGTAGACGTGACACCCGCACGCACGCCCATCAATCCTTTGAAAAATGTGCTGCCAAAATTGCGGAGTGCAAACCTGCCTGTAATTTGGATAAACTGGGGCAACCGTCCCGATTTAATGAATATCAGCGCGGGAGCGCGTCACGTTTACAATCCTACAGGCGATGGTGTGGGTTTGGGCGACCCTCTGCCAGCCAATGGCGCACCCGTTTTGATGGCTGGTAGTTGGGCGGCGGCGGTGGTAGATGAGCTGGAACAAAAGCCGGAAGATATCCGCGTTGACAAGTACCGGATGAGCGGTTTTTGGGATACTCCCTTGGATAGTATCCTGCGGAATCTAGGAAGAACTACTTTGTTTTTTGCAGGAGTCAACGCCGATCAATGCGTGATGGCAACATTGCAAGATGCCAATTTCCTCGGCTATGACTGCATTTTGGTTACTGATTGTAGTGCAACTACATCTCCCGAGTATTGCTGGCAAGCAACTCTTTATAACATCAATCAGTGTTTTGGTTTCGTTACAGATTCTCAAGCTATCGTAGAAGCAATTAGCAATGGGGAATTTTAG
- a CDS encoding cupin domain-containing protein, whose translation MDAARCVIPVLKSPKDYQAYRISANDSNRLAIVFDPKTANISLSFCVEIFDVGGQTPPNRHQMAVEMFFVLKGEGQATCDGKTVPIRPGDSILVPPTGIHKLENTGSGRLYTLCIMVPNEDFVELIRSGIPVELDEEDLKVLGRSDSLVTL comes from the coding sequence ATGGATGCTGCTCGTTGCGTTATTCCTGTCCTCAAATCTCCTAAAGACTATCAAGCATATCGGATTAGTGCTAATGATAGTAACCGTTTAGCAATTGTATTCGATCCGAAGACGGCGAATATCTCATTAAGTTTTTGTGTAGAAATATTCGATGTTGGGGGGCAAACACCGCCGAATCGACATCAAATGGCTGTAGAGATGTTTTTCGTCCTTAAAGGAGAAGGGCAAGCCACTTGTGATGGAAAGACTGTACCAATTCGCCCTGGAGACAGTATTTTAGTGCCCCCGACGGGCATTCATAAACTTGAAAATACGGGATCTGGTCGCTTGTATACACTGTGTATCATGGTTCCCAATGAAGATTTTGTAGAACTAATTCGCAGTGGCATTCCTGTTGAATTGGATGAAGAGGATTTAAAAGTCCTCGGTCGTTCAGATTCTTTGGTTACACTTTAA